The following DNA comes from Mucilaginibacter jinjuensis.
ATTGGAAAATTGTTGTTCGATCGCCTGATACAGGAAGCACAGGAGCTCGGCTTTAACGGGATGACCTGGCAGGTATTGGATTGGAATGAGCCTGCTATTAAATTTTACAAAAAATACGAAGCTAACATTGAAACAGGTTGGCTAAATGCAGCGTTAAGTAAGGAACAGATTTTAGCTTACGAGGTATGAAATTTTTAGTTTTCCCTGCATTGGCAGTTCTTTTAGCTAGTTGTGGCGGCACTGTCAAAAACCCGGATGTAAAGGCCGGTATATCAAAAGATACATTGGCTTATGAGTATAAAACTTTTAAGCAACGTGCTGATAATTGCGGAAATAAGCCGGATAGTGGCTGTACCGTTTTAAAGATCGTATATCCTGATTTTCATAATCAACCCGATTTAAACGATACCATAAAGAGAAAGATCTCTAATATGTTTATGGTGGATGGTAAAATGAATACCGATTTTGATCCGCTGGTAACTCATTTTATGAACTCGTACAAAGAGGATCTGAAGACTACCAGCCGGCCAACTATGTTTTACACCCTGGATAATAAAGCTACCATTGTACGCCAGGATTCGGCATTAACCACTTTGCAGATTGATGGCTACGCTTACCTGGGTGGTGCTCATGGCGCTTCGTTCACCGGCTTCATAAACTGGCAAACCAAAATGCATAAAAATCTCGATCTGAAAGATATTTTGGTTGATGGCTACGAACCACAATTAAATGTTATTGCCGAAAAGATCTTCCGTAAGCAGGAAAATCTGAGCGATACCTCGTCACTTAAAAACGATTACTTTTTTAAGGATGATAAATTCAGCCTCAATGAAAACTTCCTGATCTCGCCATTAGGACTGCGTTTCGTTTACAACCAGTACGAGATTAAACCTTACGCGGCCGGTAAAACCGATCTGGTTATTCCTTATACACAAATTAAAAAATTAATACGGCCCAATACGGTTGTAGCACAATACATCAAATAAATGCTTGTTTTCAAATTCGGCGGGGCTTCTGTTAAGGATGCTCCGGGTATCATTAACCTGGGTAAAGTAGTTCAAAAATATACCGGTCAGCAATTGCTTATAGTGGTTTCGGCAATGGGTAAAACCACCAATGCGCTCGAAAAACTGACCAATGCTTATGTTAATCAAGCTGATGCTATGCATCAGATCTATGACGAGATCAAACAATATCATTATAACATACTGCACGAACTGTTTGAGCCTTCCAACCCTGTTTTCGACGAAGTAGCAAATACCTTTGTTGAGATTGACTGGATGATTGAAGATGAACCGCATGATGATTACGACTTCATTTACGATCAGATCGTGTCCATCGGCGAACTGGTATCAACCCGCATTGTAACTGCCTATTTAAACCACATTGAGCTTAAAAGCAAATGGCTTGATGTACGCAGCTATATCCATACCGATAACACTTACCGCGAAGGCATTGTAGACTGGCCTAAAACCTGCGAACATATTCAACAGGATATTCCGGCAATGTTAAATAACAGCATTGTAGTTACACAAGGCTTTCTGGGCGGCACTTCGGAGAACTTTACCACTACCCTCGGCCGTGAAGGTTCTGATTATACAGCAGCCATTTTTGCAGCATGCTTAAACGCCAAATCTGTTACCACCTGGAAAGATGTACCCGGCATTTTAAACGCCGACCCTAAACACTTTGCTGATACGGTAAAGTTTGATGAGCTATCCTACACCGAAGCCATTGAAATGACCTACTATGGCGCAGGTGTTATCCATCCTAAAACCATTAAACCTTTACAAAATGCTAATATCCCGCTACTGGTAAAACCCTTTACCGATCCGGATGCTTTGG
Coding sequences within:
- a CDS encoding DUF3298 and DUF4163 domain-containing protein: MKFLVFPALAVLLASCGGTVKNPDVKAGISKDTLAYEYKTFKQRADNCGNKPDSGCTVLKIVYPDFHNQPDLNDTIKRKISNMFMVDGKMNTDFDPLVTHFMNSYKEDLKTTSRPTMFYTLDNKATIVRQDSALTTLQIDGYAYLGGAHGASFTGFINWQTKMHKNLDLKDILVDGYEPQLNVIAEKIFRKQENLSDTSSLKNDYFFKDDKFSLNENFLISPLGLRFVYNQYEIKPYAAGKTDLVIPYTQIKKLIRPNTVVAQYIK
- a CDS encoding aspartate kinase — its product is MLVFKFGGASVKDAPGIINLGKVVQKYTGQQLLIVVSAMGKTTNALEKLTNAYVNQADAMHQIYDEIKQYHYNILHELFEPSNPVFDEVANTFVEIDWMIEDEPHDDYDFIYDQIVSIGELVSTRIVTAYLNHIELKSKWLDVRSYIHTDNTYREGIVDWPKTCEHIQQDIPAMLNNSIVVTQGFLGGTSENFTTTLGREGSDYTAAIFAACLNAKSVTTWKDVPGILNADPKHFADTVKFDELSYTEAIEMTYYGAGVIHPKTIKPLQNANIPLLVKPFTDPDALGTVISEIGLQHYEKPVIIVKQEQVLLSVSAKDYTFITEDHLSSVFTLFASKHVKINMMQVSALSFTVCFDYRAERFEKLLESLKQSFNVKYNNDLTIITVRHYKQEDLKALIGDRKVLLEQLSRNTAQMVVR